The Coccinella septempunctata chromosome 6, icCocSept1.1, whole genome shotgun sequence genome segment AATTTTTTATCTCCTGACTCTTCAGTCGTTTCCCGGTCGCTACTGTTTTTGGTATCTCGTGAATGAGGTAGAATTTTTACTGGTTTATCTTCAGGCGAAGTTTTCGTTTTCGTTTTTTTGGTTTTCTTGGCTGTCATAGGCTTACACAGATTCGTGAATGGCTTCTTGAAATCGCATTCGTACCCAGTTGGGCATTTCGAGCATGGGACACCAATTCTACAAATGTAATCTCCCTGTGAAGGTCCCCTTGGTCCAAAGGTACAAACGTATATGATCGTGTTGTTGAACAGAGCCCAAGCACAACCTATAAACTGTATTCTGTCGCTTAGAAGCTGTGCGTAATTGTACATTTCTTCTCCTTTCTCTCCTTCCGGCAAACTGGTCATGATTTCCACGTTCAAAATGCCCACACCGCCCAACCATTTCACCAACATCTCATTCCATAAGAAAATTGGTGCTTTTTCTTTCTTGAGTACCATCTGTCCAACACTCTGCGATGTTTCGTTGAATTTCGGGTGGATAAAACAATCTGAATGGTCAACTGTACATAACGAAGCCCAGCACACTGAAATTTGCTCCAAATAATGGTCGTATT includes the following:
- the LOC123316043 gene encoding ancylostoma secreted protein-like is translated as MNEMSSEMDEIFKPTFRPYCASRDICRADCTCFNTPNCTVLQMEDSVRNHIVCFLNEIRDIQSRGQPSPAGIPILQYDHYLEQISVCWASLCTVDHSDCFIHPKFNETSQSVGQMVLKKEKAPIFLWNEMLVKWLGGVGILNVEIMTSLPEGEKGEEMYNYAQLLSDRIQFIGCAWALFNNTIIYVCTFGPRGPSQGDYICRIGVPCSKCPTGYECDFKKPFTNLCKPMTAKKTKKTKTKTSPEDKPVKILPHSRDTKNSSDRETTEESGDKKFLSAIAMAITIILIAVVVVLVGGFIAFYIWFV